ATGAATCATGGCTTATTCTCAgcttatgaaatattttatttgctaaaaatataattttttacagCAACGGTAACTGCGGATTTGGATTTTTCTTAACGTTATTACTTTCATAAACAATCCTTATCAACTGTGTTtcagataatttttaaaattaaagtagttTTCAATCAATTAGTAattgttttgattttatttttatattatttttatataatttattaactatagttttttaaaattaaaatttttatatcaataaatcattaaaattgtAATGCATAATAGATAAACTAAAAACTAGTTATAATattcattattatataatataaattataaacatgtataaaaataattatatttttaatattatataataaataatatttttatatttatttcattaatataataaacaaCTATAATTTGAACCAAGCTAAGTCCTAAATCTGTTTCTCATTTGCtgatatcttattttattttttatttaaactatattacactttttaaaattttattagttacaaacgttttttctttttagttaaattctttatcaaaaaattatttaaattataaaacatactaaaatagatataaaattattataaagaataattaaagtaaTCATAATATTCATCTTATAAGAtaaacaatatttatatttttagaaaaataaatcttcacaatcatattttaattattatatatgtcacataataaattaataattatatatatatatatatatatatcttttaacAATTAAGAATTGATAGGTgaagttatttaaattaaattaaattatatttattaccatttttatgactattttattatttttaattataaaaataatattaaatatttatatcaaaatgtagaatcatatctaaattttaatataaatatttagtttaaaattttttttagatatgCAAGTTGAGCAAGTAGACAGCAGCTTAACCATTAACGTATTAAGTCACTTTATTGTCATATAAGCAAATGAAAAATTCTGAATAACAATCACatttataaaagaatttaatattatttaaaaagtgaatgaaattaaaatatataaaataattataattgtaatattaaataaaatatttatatcataaatATGCATAGCGCATGTATTCCTGTAATCACCTATAATACTCAGATGTAATTAATCAAAtgtcttaattaaaataaactattatttatataaaaatatttaatttagttgTTAAATACAATTAGAAAttcaaatatttgatttaattgttaaatataattgataattaataaatatttaaacggttaaaaaaatattttttatttaaaccacattattttattaattataatttttaaaatttaaatttttatattatttagaaaGGGGATGATCGACAGAGAtgcgataaaaaaaataaggacTTAAAGTCTCAAAAGGAAAACGAGTTGAGAGGAATTTCTCCCTCTAGTCTAACTCGAgatgtgtatttttttttttttttttatttataatttactaAAATCAATCATAATATAAATTTCTATTGAATCTAGCCGAGGCAAGTGggtttgactttttttttttttttccgaaaaattagataatttcattaaaaaagggACTAGACCCAACAACACATGTAATTGCAAGGCCTCTAAGGCCCAAACTCAAAGCAAATAAAGTACACAGAAAGCCAACCCTTGAAGCCCAAACCCTGACCGGAAATCAGATCCAGTAGCGGAAACAAATAGATCCTTGCTTCTCCATCTCCGGTCACGCGGAAAAACATGTTTAGAACATCGACAACCAACTGACCAAGAAAACTCCAATCTAAAGCCAAACGACAAAGAGGGCACAAAAATTGGCAGATATAGACTGCTAAAGGAGAACAGTGGAGaggaaaaaaacaaataaaacaaaaGCCACCATATTTAAGCAACAGAGAGAAGAAGCATGACGAAAAAGTTCAACTCAGGCCAGGTAGAATTTTGGTGGAACTGAAGTAAGAACGACGGTGGTGGAGAAGTCATACTTTTCAACATCTCTATCATGCCTTCCAAGATAGATCTTTATAAGCAATCACTACTGAACTATCActagatgaaaaattatgagaaaCCACCACCAAATACCCTGCATAAGACAAAGACAACATTATCTTAAAAGAAACAAATAAAGAACAGCAGGTCAAAAGAATAAAGATCCATATCTACTGGATCTACCGCTCAAGAAGAAAAACCAAAGACAGTTAAAAAATAAACCCTCAAGATAATCACTTGATATACCAAACGCTAATATATAAGACATATACACCCACCTAGCAGTAGAGGAGAAAAGACCCACCACCGAGCAGGAGAAGACGGAGAGACATCTTCCTGCCTAAACGGAGTAGGGGGTAACCGACACACACGGCCGAAAACAATAGCCCTTCTCCTAGAGGTGTCTCTACGTTGAGAGGAAAAACTCTCAATTCTAAAGAGGGAAGAGATGTGTGTTTGACTCCAGTTTGTCCCTTGAGCGACCTCACTATCGCACGTGCGACCCCGCCTCTAATCCACGTACGTGTACGGCCAAGTATCCCTCGTCCCTTTCCTTCAACACCTCTGTTTCTCTTCTCTTCCAGTCTATCCTTTATACCTGTGAATGGAAACGGAGAATCTTAAATTTGGTTGCAACTTCGATTAGCGAAACCCAATTCACCCAACAACAATGAATTAACAACCTCCAAAATTTACTCATAATGGCAGAACCGGTGGCTTCTTCCGCTAAACCCATCCCTTCTCCAAATCCGATGGACCCATCGCCACAACCTCCTCAACCGCAACCACAATCACAACCACCGCCGACGGCGTTAACAAACTCGAACTCCAACACCACAGCTCTAACACCACCACAACCACAAACACCCACAAATAGCCTGCCAAATTTACCTCAAAATCCACCAATTGCATCTCCTTCTATTGACTCGAAAATTTCATCTCCTCCTCTTTCCTCTCAACAGCAATCGATTGTACAGCAGCAACAGCAACAACCGCAGCAGCAATTGCAACAACAGAATGTCCCAGCCATGTCGAGCTATCAAATTCCACAGGCCCTTCAAAGATCTCCTTCTATGTCTCGTTTAAGCCAAATTAATCAACAGCAACAGCAGCAGAATCAATACGGTGGCGTCTTGAGGcagcaacaacaacaacaacaaggGTTATATGGGCAAGTAAATTTTAGTGGGTTGAGTTCAATTCAACAGAATTTGCAGCAGAATTCGCAGAATCAGCAAATGAATGGCACCAACTTGTCTCGGTCTGCACTCCTAGGGCAGAGTGGGCACCTCCTGACTGGGGCAGCCGCTCAGTTGAACTTGTTGGCCTCGGTATGAAATTGGATTGCCGATTTGAgtcctaattaaataaatttactgtttatttctttaaaaaagtGCAGATTtgttttgttattatttttgggTCAAAATCCAATCTGAATTTTTGAATTAGTTTTATAATTTCAGAATGATATGAATTCTATTTGTGTTTAGGTGCTCACATGTCTATAAAAAAAAGGTCTTACATGTGAAGTGATAAGATTACTTCTGTAGCCATTGGTCTTTGATAGTGAGAGACAAGTAACCACAGTTTGCCGGATTCACTTTACAATTTTTTTGGCTAGGTTTAAACAAATTCTTTTACATGGGGACTAATGATTGAATTATCTATTAGCGCTATTAGGTGCATTTTTTGCTTTTGGACTTGAAAATTGGAGTATTTCTGTTATTATCGTTGACTGGTGATAAGAGTTTGAAAAGTGGCTAGCCTTAGCCTAGTTGATCGCATGCTTATATATGCTCTTTTGCTATTATTGTTAATTGGTTAAAGTTTCGAAGTCGTTGGAATAGATGTGAACTAAGTTTATATACTCATTGAAGATTTTATTGCAAAAGCAGTGGTTATTTTGCAACTATAATTTAACTTGTGCGAAATATTACCCAAATACTACACTTGCTTGGTATTTCCTGCTTGATAATTTTTTTGCTAGATTTTGTTTGTAtggttagaattttttttatgagagATATCATAATACATTTATGATTTGAGATAGTAAAATTATTGTGTTCTATTGCTTTATGATGAAAACAACTACATTTTCTTAATACACTTGTGAGATTTTCTTTATGATGAAAACAACTACATTTTCTTAATACACTTGTGAGATTTTGCATGCAGCCAAGGCAAAAGGCTGGGTTAGCCCAAGGATCTCAATTCCATGCTGTTAATTCTCCCGGTCAGCCTTTGCAAGGAATGCAAGCTATGGGAATGATGGGTTCACTTGGATTGACCTCACAACTAAGGTCTAATGGTGCTCTTAATTATGCTCAGCAAAGGATGAATGCAGGACCAATGAGACAGCAACTGGCGCAACAAAATACACTCACCTCTTCTCAGGTATCAATTCCATAACTTCAGTTTATTCTACTTCTAGTTAACAGATTTTGTGAATTTTATTGATATCATGTCATTTCATCTTTccttatcaaattattttaagttCATATTTTGGGATTATAGAATGGTCGATACCAATTTTCTTAATATTAGTTGACCCATCATCACATGAGTCCATTCCAGTGTTTGAATATTACTTCATAATGCTGAAAACATGTTAGATTTGTGTGCTTGTAATGAATAGAATTTCGTTTCATAGTCTGGCTCTTCTATATTCAGTTCCTAAAGTTTGACAGTTGTCATTTACAAAGTTCTATTTGATGAGTTGTTTAAAATTTCACCCGGTGAGAAATTGGATAGGTAAAATTTCACCCGGTGAGAAATTGAATAGGGGTGTTTCCATCACATTCTTTGGTTGACTTTAGCAAGATTAGCTTGAATTTTCAAAATGTTGATCTTAACCTTGTTTTCCTGGTGATTTCGGTTCCTGCGATTACATAAAATTTGTATCACTAATGACTAGTGGTTTTGTTGCAATTGCAGCCCAAGTTGCCTAGTGCTGTATGTATCTAGTAAGCATAAAATCTGGATATATTCAAAAATTGTGTTAACATTCTTTTATCTGGTTGTGCACTGACCACTGACCACTGTAATGATAAATGTTGTTGATAATCAGCATAGTTTCATTTGTTGTAACCACAATGCTGTGCTAGAATAAAGTGGTCCTCTTTGCTACAAAAATGTCTCCTTCCTTCCCTATATTGTTTCAATATCATACTTTGTGAATTGCAACTACGAGTTTTGACATCATTATTAGAATTTGAATTATAGGTATGCGAATCTTCCTGTAGCCATTtgtgcaatttttttttaatgtattttacatTCAACTGGTGTGTGTCTCTCTTTGATTATGACAGTAACCCTCGCTAGAAACTACAGGTTCAAAACCTATCAAGGGCATCATCACTGACATTTGTGAATCCTCAGCTCGCTAGCCTGGCACAGAATGCACAACCAGCTATGATGCAAAACGCTTTGTCACAGCAGCAGTGGTTGAAGCAAATGTCAGCAATTTCTGGTCCAGCCTCACCCCTCCGTCTTCAACAGCACCAGAGGCAATCGCAGGTTCTTTTGCAGCAGCAATTGGCTTCATCTTCTCAGTTGCACCAGACTTCAATGGCATTAAATCCACAGCAATTAACCCAGCTGGTGCAGCAGCAGCCACCAATGGGGCACCAACAACCTtatcagcagcagcagcaacagcTGCAACCACAGCAGCAGATGCAACAACAGCAGCAGCAGCTATTACAACAGCAACAGCAACCACAGCAACAATTACAACCACAATTACCCATAAATCAGCAGCAGCAACAACAATCTCCAAGGCTGCAAGGACCCATAGGCCAGAAATCTCTTAGTTTGACAGGATCACAGCCAGATGCAACAGCATCTGGCACAACTACACCAGGGGGAAGTTCAAGCCAAGGAACAGAAGCAACTAACCAGCTACTTGGGAAGAGAAAGATACAGGACTTGGTTTCGCAGGTCTTATTAGTAATTCAACATTGTCTAGTTATCAGTTCTCTTTACTGTTATctggtgcttttttttttcctttcctgTTAGTGTATGTGTGACAGAGCTCTTGCTTTCTCATTCATACAATGATAAATATGTCAGTGTGTCTTATCTTTTGGACGTGCTCAGGTAGATTCACGGGGAAAGCTAGATCCTGAAGTTGAAGATCTTCTTTTGGAGATTGCTGATGACTTCATTGATTCTGTGAGGCTTAGAAATCCACTTAACTTCTCTTTGTGTTTGTATCTTGAATGCTTACTGGAAATATAAATGTGTCCACACCTGTGCTTGTCTGTTGTGCGTGTTCAGTGCACACATTTGCTTTTATGGTCTGAGTGCACTTCTGTTTCTTCAGATTGTACTGCATTGATGATTGTGTTGAATTTATCTTCATGACTTATGTACACAGACTTATTTCCTTGTTTTACAATTCAGGTGACTGCTTTTGCTTGCAGTTTGGCCAAGCACCGAAAATCTTCAGTTTTAGAGTCCAAGGATTTATTGCTGCACTTAGGTTTGTACCAAATGCTTTTTCACCAGTGTATTCATTTTTTGCATAGAGTATTGGCATCTGAACTGCAGATTTTATCTCTGATTTTGGATAGTTCATCTTGTTTGCCTGATTACTAACTTTAATACTATGAGGTTTTATAGGTTCTTCTGTTGAGATTGAAAAGGGAATATAATCTTATCAAGGAGATATGCATAGTAAAATTTTTTGCATTAGTTGTCAGGACTTATAGTCCAAAtcaaagatattattattaataatttcatttgGTTCATAACTTATTTTTGTTTAATGGTTTGATATTGTCTTTTTTTCTCCTTGCCTTTCCTTGCAATTTGTTGGATGATATTTTTATGGCAAGCTTTGTGCTTCTTTTGAACAAGGGCTGAAAGAGTAATGACGCAATGACAGAAATGCCTTTCAATTTTTCTCAAATCAATCATCAAAAGCCAACTAGTCTTATTTACAGAAAACTAATTGCTTGAATTGGATGCAAATAATGTTATGTAATTTCCGCATGAAGTGTTTTTCCGGCATGAAGACTTGTCtgccttctctctctctctctctctccatgaCATTAATGCCATTACCAATGTATAGATCATGTAAAAGTTGATAGGCTCAACTCAAGAGTGGCAATGGTATATTGGTTACTATCTTATTTTGAGTTAAGTTCTGAA
This sequence is a window from Manihot esculenta cultivar AM560-2 chromosome 4, M.esculenta_v8, whole genome shotgun sequence. Protein-coding genes within it:
- the LOC110613313 gene encoding transcription initiation factor TFIID subunit 12b; this encodes MAEPVASSAKPIPSPNPMDPSPQPPQPQPQSQPPPTALTNSNSNTTALTPPQPQTPTNSLPNLPQNPPIASPSIDSKISSPPLSSQQQSIVQQQQQQPQQQLQQQNVPAMSSYQIPQALQRSPSMSRLSQINQQQQQQNQYGGVLRQQQQQQQGLYGQVNFSGLSSIQQNLQQNSQNQQMNGTNLSRSALLGQSGHLLTGAAAQLNLLASPRQKAGLAQGSQFHAVNSPGQPLQGMQAMGMMGSLGLTSQLRSNGALNYAQQRMNAGPMRQQLAQQNTLTSSQVQNLSRASSLTFVNPQLASLAQNAQPAMMQNALSQQQWLKQMSAISGPASPLRLQQHQRQSQVLLQQQLASSSQLHQTSMALNPQQLTQLVQQQPPMGHQQPYQQQQQQLQPQQQMQQQQQQLLQQQQQPQQQLQPQLPINQQQQQQSPRLQGPIGQKSLSLTGSQPDATASGTTTPGGSSSQGTEATNQLLGKRKIQDLVSQVDSRGKLDPEVEDLLLEIADDFIDSVTAFACSLAKHRKSSVLESKDLLLHLEKNWHLTIPGFSTEDRNFQRKPLSSDLHKKRLDMIHALRESSHSETSNNNNNNITKEMMRQGPGHGNPVVTNNLRPSPSSEQLVSQSTSSQMLQQITRF